A window from Synechococcus sp. RSCCF101 encodes these proteins:
- a CDS encoding DUF427 domain-containing protein: MPTFVSDFPRPPALVRVEEHVRVEALGIVVAECRSCFQVRETFHPPTYYLPPESISEGVLVPATGGSFCEWKGVASYRDIVHGGRRLPRAAWTYLDPTPAFRELRGWVAFYAALMDACWVDGERALPQPGGFYGGWITSKVTGPFKGDPAHPELI, encoded by the coding sequence ATGCCAACTTTCGTGTCTGATTTCCCCAGACCGCCTGCGCTGGTGCGGGTTGAGGAGCATGTGCGGGTCGAGGCGCTCGGAATCGTGGTGGCCGAGTGTCGCAGTTGTTTCCAGGTGCGCGAGACGTTCCACCCGCCCACCTACTACCTGCCGCCCGAGTCGATCAGCGAGGGGGTGCTGGTGCCCGCCACCGGTGGCTCGTTCTGCGAGTGGAAGGGGGTGGCCAGCTACCGGGACATCGTTCATGGCGGTCGGCGCCTGCCCAGGGCGGCCTGGACCTATCTCGATCCCACCCCCGCCTTCCGCGAGCTCCGCGGCTGGGTGGCCTTCTACGCGGCCCTGATGGACGCCTGCTGGGTGGATGGGGAACGGGCCCTGCCCCAGCCGGGCGGCTTCTACGGCGGCTGGATCACCTCCAAGGTGACCGGCCCGTTCAAGGGCGATCCCGCTCACCCCGAGCTGATCTGA
- the grrM gene encoding cyclophane-forming radical SAM/SPASM peptide maturase GrrM/OscB has translation MNEPFGPLKLLVLQPTSLCNLDCRYCYLPDRTRRLQMDASLLDRIFDRVLESPFASGPFSLLWHAGEPLLRPPSFYDQATARLHEALRRHGWPQDAVSQVVQTNATVLNDAWAACLIRNRIDVGVSLDGPAWLHDRERRSRSGAGSHAAALHGVECLQRHGIPFSVIAVVTEASLDHADALFEFFRSIGAEEVGLNMEEREGVNLRSSLELQEGGAPAAQQHLERRYIRFLERLWDRNQAAGRPLAIREFADVMQLALSGERIGRNDLNHPFAIVNVDHQGRFSTFDPELLGVDTPHGSWVLGHVSDTSLEDSSRNERFQRQWQAVQQGVEQCRLQCGHFGLCGGGACSNKVWENGTAASAETQACRYRIKLASEVVLQRMERELELC, from the coding sequence GTGAACGAGCCCTTCGGGCCGCTGAAGCTGCTGGTGCTGCAGCCCACCAGCCTCTGCAACCTCGATTGCCGCTACTGCTATCTGCCCGACCGGACGCGACGGCTCCAGATGGATGCGTCGTTGCTGGATCGCATCTTCGATCGGGTGCTGGAGAGCCCCTTCGCCAGCGGGCCCTTCAGCCTGCTCTGGCATGCGGGCGAGCCCCTGCTGCGACCGCCGTCCTTCTACGACCAGGCCACGGCCCGTCTGCACGAGGCCCTGCGGCGGCACGGCTGGCCGCAGGATGCGGTGAGCCAGGTGGTTCAGACCAACGCCACGGTGCTCAACGACGCCTGGGCGGCCTGCCTGATCCGCAACCGGATCGACGTGGGGGTGAGCCTGGATGGACCGGCCTGGCTGCACGACCGGGAGCGTCGCAGCCGCAGTGGCGCCGGCAGCCACGCCGCGGCGCTGCACGGGGTGGAGTGCCTGCAGCGCCACGGCATTCCCTTCAGCGTGATCGCCGTGGTGACCGAGGCCTCCCTCGATCACGCCGATGCCCTGTTCGAGTTCTTCCGCAGCATCGGGGCCGAGGAGGTGGGGCTCAACATGGAGGAACGGGAGGGGGTCAACCTCCGCTCCAGCCTGGAGCTGCAGGAGGGCGGCGCCCCTGCGGCCCAGCAGCACCTGGAGCGGCGCTACATCCGTTTCCTGGAGCGCCTGTGGGACCGCAATCAGGCCGCCGGCCGGCCACTGGCGATCCGTGAATTCGCCGATGTGATGCAGCTGGCCCTGAGCGGGGAACGGATTGGCCGCAACGATCTCAACCACCCCTTTGCGATCGTGAACGTGGATCATCAGGGGCGTTTTTCCACCTTCGATCCGGAGTTGCTGGGCGTGGACACGCCCCATGGCTCCTGGGTGCTGGGCCACGTGAGTGACACGTCCCTGGAAGACAGCAGCCGAAACGAGCGCTTCCAGCGGCAGTGGCAGGCGGTGCAGCAGGGGGTCGAGCAGTGCCGCCTGCAGTGCGGGCACTTCGGTCTCTGCGGTGGCGGCGCCTGCAGCAACAAGGTCTGGGAGAACGGCACCGCTGCCAGCGCCGAGACCCAGGCCTGCCGCTACCGCATCAAGCTGGCCAGCGAGGTGGTGCTGCAGCGGATGGAGCGGGAGCTGGAGCTGTGCTGA
- a CDS encoding MTH1187 family thiamine-binding protein, protein MRVSVDLCLVPIGVGVSLSPYVAACQTVLQEAGLDHQLQANGTAVEGEWAEVFAAIERCHDAVHALGAPRIYTVLKVNTRTDRDQSLEEKVASVRARLA, encoded by the coding sequence ATGCGTGTCTCGGTCGATCTCTGTCTGGTGCCCATCGGCGTGGGCGTGTCCCTCTCGCCCTATGTGGCGGCCTGTCAGACCGTGCTGCAGGAGGCCGGTCTCGACCATCAGCTGCAGGCCAACGGCACGGCGGTGGAAGGGGAGTGGGCCGAGGTGTTCGCCGCGATCGAGCGCTGCCACGACGCGGTGCACGCCCTGGGAGCGCCCCGCATCTACACCGTGCTCAAGGTCAACACCCGCACGGACCGTGACCAGAGCCTCGAGGAGAAGGTCGCCAGCGTCCGGGCCCGGCTCGCCTGA
- the grrA gene encoding GrrA/OscA1 family cyclophane-containing rSAM-modified RiPP, translating to MLQPISSRTTQLGLLLALATLAAPATATLHTAPAAQGQQTVEQRLSRLTAALQDRGLARPQHTELALGFINGRYGGAARGPRGRGFVNGHRYYGGPARGFVNGGGYRGGSFANLRPGRGFVNW from the coding sequence ATGCTTCAGCCCATCTCCAGCCGCACCACCCAGCTGGGCCTGCTGCTGGCCCTGGCGACCCTGGCCGCTCCAGCCACGGCCACCCTGCACACCGCCCCCGCCGCCCAGGGCCAGCAAACGGTGGAGCAACGCCTGAGCCGACTCACCGCCGCGCTTCAGGATCGCGGACTGGCCCGCCCGCAGCACACGGAGCTGGCCCTGGGCTTCATCAACGGCCGCTACGGCGGTGCCGCCCGCGGACCGCGCGGCCGGGGCTTCGTGAACGGCCACCGCTATTACGGCGGCCCGGCCCGCGGTTTCGTGAACGGCGGCGGCTACCGGGGCGGCAGCTTCGCCAACCTCCGCCCGGGACGCGGCTTCGTGAACTGGTGA
- a CDS encoding cellulase family glycosylhydrolase, translated as MLALLLIGVALPTALAGPVSLRQNVRTALEHQHHGANALHVFGGDSGAMARWTLTIVREVIPAMRDQPINAPAGRDARGRVLHDLRGVVERNRANGLITILCPFGWTGLEEDVMAGRSPGAVAWASDYRATLQGWARAFRNDADVWLELWNEPYDWQATAASDGLQWRAEMQELVAAVRAVAPQLTVVVPAGAMGQNEQVLLDHGRSLLGTDPHLVFDLHAYERWLPPAAPVAPEAPPRQHPAQATIQRRLRALRRRGLPLIIGETGPANAGLSLDPEPLLRAADAEGLPVLAWLWKRDRSDPSALLGEDNAERSGTDTWGGLFHAFASGSLPPAMPIRSRN; from the coding sequence GTGCTGGCGCTGCTGCTGATCGGCGTCGCGCTGCCCACGGCCCTGGCAGGCCCTGTCTCCCTGCGACAGAACGTGCGCACGGCACTGGAGCACCAGCACCATGGCGCGAACGCCCTGCACGTGTTCGGTGGCGACAGCGGCGCCATGGCGCGCTGGACCCTCACGATCGTGCGGGAGGTGATTCCGGCGATGCGCGATCAGCCGATCAACGCCCCCGCAGGACGTGATGCCCGGGGGAGGGTGCTGCACGACCTGCGGGGCGTGGTGGAGAGGAACCGGGCGAACGGCCTGATCACCATCCTCTGCCCGTTCGGCTGGACGGGCCTGGAGGAGGACGTCATGGCGGGCCGTTCGCCTGGAGCCGTGGCCTGGGCCAGCGACTATCGGGCCACGCTGCAGGGCTGGGCACGGGCCTTCCGCAACGACGCCGACGTGTGGCTCGAGCTGTGGAACGAGCCCTACGACTGGCAAGCCACCGCCGCGAGCGACGGTCTGCAGTGGCGCGCGGAGATGCAGGAGCTGGTGGCCGCGGTGCGGGCGGTGGCGCCGCAGCTGACCGTGGTGGTGCCGGCCGGAGCGATGGGGCAGAACGAGCAGGTGCTGCTGGATCACGGCCGCTCCCTGCTGGGCACGGACCCCCATCTGGTCTTCGACCTGCACGCCTACGAACGCTGGCTGCCGCCCGCCGCTCCGGTGGCTCCGGAGGCTCCGCCCCGACAGCACCCGGCGCAGGCGACGATCCAACGGCGGCTGCGGGCCCTGCGCCGCCGGGGACTGCCGCTCATCATCGGTGAGACCGGCCCCGCCAACGCAGGGCTGTCGCTCGATCCGGAACCGCTGCTGCGGGCCGCCGACGCCGAAGGACTGCCGGTACTGGCCTGGCTCTGGAAGCGGGATCGCTCCGATCCGAGCGCTCTGCTGGGCGAGGACAACGCAGAGCGCAGCGGCACCGACACCTGGGGCGGCCTGTTTCACGCCTTTGCAAGCGGCAGCCTCCCACCGGCCATGCCCATACGATCACGGAACTGA
- a CDS encoding mechanosensitive ion channel family protein, with translation MNAGEATFWGLLGLISRPVVVAQVAAGLVAVIGWRLFWARPDWTRGIPFAQLIRRPGWGGRQWVLRMALLALLLSLLAGLFLLLGQPWGLLRFAAAAAWIWTGIRILLRLLSKRLKAATLQRWNRQVAKPAFMLLVLTAAINLFVPLIKVLEQPLFTVFETTFTVGTVASCLVIPYFIVVLSPLPVGLLSWSLQRLLGMSEGSRRAVALILRYLVIGLGLVWLLNRIGLNATGVAAIAGGLSIGIGFGVRELIANFVSGLWLLFEGSVRPGDILFIDGDPCSVISLGLRAAVLWRQRDNAELVIPNQEFFTTRTTTYSGSDNLRRGEVLVSAHYRHDPEHVMGCLLEAARGSQLVLPDPAPSVFLVRYGESSIDFSVRYFVADPFTNLRAHTEIASAVWKRFEAEGIEIPFPQRVVRTITAEAEA, from the coding sequence ATGAACGCAGGAGAAGCAACGTTCTGGGGGCTGCTGGGGCTGATCAGCCGTCCGGTGGTGGTGGCCCAGGTGGCTGCGGGCCTGGTGGCCGTGATCGGCTGGAGACTGTTCTGGGCGCGACCGGATTGGACGCGCGGCATCCCCTTCGCTCAGCTGATCCGCCGCCCCGGATGGGGCGGACGGCAGTGGGTGCTGCGGATGGCGCTGCTGGCACTGCTGCTCAGCCTGCTCGCCGGGCTCTTTCTCCTGCTCGGGCAGCCATGGGGTCTGCTGCGGTTTGCCGCAGCCGCCGCCTGGATCTGGACCGGGATCCGCATCCTGCTCCGCCTCTTGAGCAAGCGCCTGAAGGCCGCCACCCTGCAGCGATGGAACCGGCAGGTGGCCAAGCCGGCCTTCATGCTGCTGGTGCTCACGGCGGCGATCAATCTGTTCGTGCCGCTGATCAAGGTGCTCGAGCAGCCCCTGTTCACCGTGTTCGAAACAACGTTCACGGTGGGAACGGTGGCCTCGTGCCTGGTGATTCCCTATTTCATCGTGGTGCTGAGTCCCCTGCCGGTGGGGCTGCTCAGCTGGTCGCTGCAACGCCTGCTCGGGATGTCGGAGGGCAGCAGACGAGCCGTGGCCCTGATTCTCAGGTATCTGGTGATCGGTCTCGGCCTGGTGTGGCTACTGAACCGGATCGGCCTCAATGCCACCGGTGTGGCGGCCATCGCCGGTGGCCTCTCGATCGGAATCGGCTTCGGCGTGCGGGAGCTGATCGCCAACTTCGTCAGCGGCCTGTGGCTGTTGTTCGAGGGATCCGTCCGACCGGGCGACATCCTGTTCATCGATGGCGACCCCTGCAGCGTGATCAGCCTGGGGCTGCGGGCGGCCGTGCTCTGGCGGCAGCGTGACAACGCCGAGCTGGTGATTCCCAATCAGGAATTCTTCACCACCCGCACCACCACCTATTCCGGCAGCGACAACCTGCGCCGGGGCGAAGTGCTGGTGTCGGCGCACTACCGGCATGACCCGGAACATGTGATGGGCTGCCTGCTGGAGGCGGCCAGGGGAAGTCAGCTCGTGCTCCCCGATCCGGCTCCGTCGGTGTTTCTGGTGCGCTACGGAGAATCCTCGATTGATTTCAGTGTGCGCTATTTCGTGGCCGATCCCTTCACCAACCTCAGGGCTCACACGGAGATCGCCTCTGCCGTGTGGAAGCGCTTCGAGGCGGAGGGCATCGAGATCCCCTTCCCGCAACGCGTGGTGCGCACGATCACAGCTGAGGCCGAGGCCTGA
- the grrP gene encoding extracellular substrate binding-like orphan protein GrrP has translation MLRRAAAAGLLAVLGWLGPGAPALAETAVEKAARTGVLGMGVPEGVPPYASLAADGSLQGYAVDVSGLIAEELSDYLGKPISVVSVTADSADAAFQAVHRGDIDLFCGAQFTWRREMFVDFTTPFALSGIRLLTAAGGPDGTPASLAGKRIGAVAGSLGATTLEALQPQATLVPIASLADGLAALRSGRVDGVIGDTLLIAGAVAEADATDLDLVPETPYNRYAVGCMVPENNGTLRNLASLAIGKMVQGYVNGEPRYVELVNRWLGPDSDLELPTEAITAFFNAVLLSHEQIAVPPVTTP, from the coding sequence ATGCTGCGGCGTGCCGCTGCCGCCGGCCTGCTGGCGGTGCTGGGGTGGCTCGGGCCTGGCGCGCCCGCCCTGGCCGAGACCGCCGTGGAGAAAGCGGCTCGCACCGGCGTCCTCGGCATGGGTGTGCCGGAGGGCGTGCCTCCCTATGCCTCCCTCGCTGCCGACGGCAGCCTGCAGGGGTACGCCGTGGATGTGTCGGGCCTGATCGCCGAGGAGCTCTCCGACTACCTGGGCAAGCCGATCAGCGTGGTGAGCGTCACTGCCGACTCCGCCGATGCGGCCTTCCAGGCCGTGCATCGCGGTGACATCGATCTCTTCTGCGGGGCCCAGTTCACCTGGCGCCGGGAGATGTTCGTGGACTTCACCACCCCCTTCGCCCTCTCCGGCATCCGGCTGCTCACCGCCGCCGGCGGGCCGGACGGCACACCCGCATCCCTGGCCGGCAAGCGGATCGGCGCGGTGGCGGGAAGCCTGGGGGCCACCACGCTGGAGGCCCTGCAACCGCAGGCCACGCTGGTTCCCATCGCCTCCCTTGCCGATGGACTCGCGGCGCTGCGCAGCGGCCGCGTGGACGGCGTGATCGGCGACACCCTGCTGATCGCGGGCGCGGTGGCCGAGGCTGACGCCACGGATCTCGATCTCGTGCCCGAGACCCCCTACAACCGCTACGCCGTGGGCTGCATGGTGCCGGAGAACAACGGCACCCTGAGGAATCTCGCCAGCCTGGCCATCGGAAAGATGGTGCAGGGCTATGTGAACGGCGAGCCGCGTTACGTGGAGCTCGTGAACCGCTGGCTGGGACCCGACAGCGACCTTGAACTGCCCACCGAAGCGATCACGGCCTTCTTCAATGCCGTGCTGCTGAGCCACGAACAGATCGCCGTGCCCCCCGTCACCACGCCCTGA
- a CDS encoding ABC transporter substrate-binding protein → MLRLSERRRLARTERQHRGWAPLLIGALIATGLFGCSSWTGRPRPLQIYVETGEGGKGRLRADNIAESRTAAQAVSDSFRLAREDVELIFTFIEGSRFVDEVAYRTGLGLGPDLMMARVPTTRALLLAGLTNSEPVDGPWLKTVSPELRQAVSQNGTPVMKPFVVFPQVACVNRRLMPEPPATLAELLEQAAGGKAVGLPSRFRDLAWTMNDPLMETFVRSGLKRGDPALRQLATQQDIEPAFRTWLRWIGNAGLQNNVLFFRSTSDLDRAFRDKELSWIPCRGNSIRDHVLNLGQDLVITPLPGRVEGEIPFAVTEQLMMSFGVNSTRQQSERARDFALFVLSRITQKQLTRSIVGAFPVNTGMIFSAASGRLQALQASRNRSAFESLEAAAIQGERGEALDDLVEEVSLGLMSPEEGARAVSESLKQ, encoded by the coding sequence GTGCTGAGGCTGAGCGAACGGCGGCGATTGGCGCGGACCGAGCGTCAGCATCGGGGCTGGGCCCCACTGCTGATCGGGGCTCTGATCGCCACCGGGTTGTTCGGGTGCAGCTCCTGGACGGGGCGCCCCCGGCCGCTGCAGATCTATGTGGAGACGGGCGAAGGGGGGAAGGGCCGGCTCAGGGCCGACAACATCGCCGAGTCGCGAACGGCAGCACAGGCGGTTTCCGACTCCTTCCGGCTGGCACGGGAGGACGTGGAGCTGATCTTCACCTTCATCGAAGGCTCTCGCTTCGTCGATGAGGTGGCCTACCGCACCGGCCTGGGCCTGGGGCCGGATCTGATGATGGCCCGAGTCCCCACCACCCGGGCTCTGCTGCTGGCGGGGCTGACCAATTCCGAGCCCGTGGACGGGCCCTGGCTGAAGACGGTGAGCCCGGAACTCAGGCAGGCCGTGAGTCAGAACGGCACGCCGGTGATGAAGCCGTTTGTGGTGTTCCCTCAGGTGGCCTGCGTCAACCGCCGCCTGATGCCCGAGCCGCCCGCCACCCTCGCTGAGCTGCTGGAACAGGCCGCCGGCGGGAAAGCGGTGGGTCTTCCCTCCCGCTTCCGTGATCTGGCCTGGACGATGAACGACCCGCTGATGGAGACCTTCGTGCGTTCCGGGCTGAAGCGGGGTGATCCGGCTCTGCGGCAGCTGGCAACGCAACAGGACATTGAACCGGCGTTCCGAACCTGGCTGCGCTGGATCGGCAACGCCGGCCTGCAGAACAATGTGCTGTTCTTCCGCTCCACCAGCGATCTGGATCGTGCCTTCCGAGACAAGGAGCTGAGCTGGATTCCATGCCGGGGCAATTCGATCCGCGATCACGTTCTCAACCTTGGCCAGGATCTGGTGATCACACCCCTGCCGGGCCGCGTTGAGGGAGAGATTCCTTTCGCCGTGACCGAGCAGCTGATGATGAGCTTCGGGGTGAACTCCACGCGTCAGCAGTCGGAGCGTGCCAGGGACTTCGCTCTCTTCGTGCTCAGTCGCATCACTCAGAAGCAGCTGACGCGCTCCATCGTGGGGGCCTTCCCTGTGAATACCGGCATGATCTTCAGCGCGGCCTCCGGCCGCCTGCAGGCCCTTCAGGCCAGCCGGAACAGATCGGCCTTTGAAAGCCTCGAGGCAGCGGCGATTCAGGGCGAGCGGGGCGAAGCGCTGGACGATCTGGTGGAGGAGGTGAGCCTGGGACTGATGTCGCCCGAAGAAGGAGCCCGGGCCGTTTCGGAGAGCCTGAAGCAATGA